The following are encoded together in the Cervus elaphus chromosome 23, mCerEla1.1, whole genome shotgun sequence genome:
- the ASXL1 gene encoding polycomb group protein ASXL1 isoform X1 — protein sequence MKDKQKRKKERTWAEAARLVLENYSDAPMTPKQILQVIEAEGLKEMRSGTSPLACLNAMLHSNSRGGEGLFYKLPGRISLFTLKKDALQWSRSPAVVEGEEPEDTADVESCGSNETSTVSGENDVSLDETSSNASCSTESQSRSLSNPKDSYRASSQANKQKKKTGVMLPRVVLTPLKVNGAHVESASGFSGRHADGESGSPSSSSGGSPALGSAAIRGQAELARDPAPLLRGFRKPATGQMKRNRGEEIDFETPGSILVNTNLRALINSRTFHALPSHFQQQLLFLLPEVDRQVGTDGLLRLSSSALNNEFFTHAAQSWRERLADGEFTHEMQVRIRQEMEKEKKVEQWKEKFFEDYYGQKLGLTKEESLQQNVGQEEVEIKSDLHVSESTRPQRGPATRQRDGHFKKRSRPDLRTRARRNLYKRQEPEQAEIAKDTQSVAPDIPLHKDGEAKTDAAGVGSPHPPGTSSTASNPESPEFPAETVASRLQPSPNDPARVSASPDRIPSLPQETVDQEPKDQKRKSFEQATSASFPEKKPRLEDRQSFRNTIESVHPEKPQPTKEEPKVPPIRIQLSRIKPPWVVKGQPTYQICPRIVPITESSCRGWTGARTLADIKARALQVRGARGHHCHREAATTAIGGGGGPGGGGGGATDEGGGRGGGSGDGGAARGHPEPRGAPGAPGECASDLQRTQLLPPCPLNGDHAQAETATSRARREDLASLRKETSCPLQRVPDGPNSGLEDASRLPIAPTRDAPCQALPPLPSRIPEPERLVEQLVLHPEGRTECESATTAWERGDGEPAPTVPSENSPVQALAGPVGVEEGTGQAPDSGSNPTMKDPVNMTPSSIPESSLASCLQDRPFDDESELGDSGPPTRESASRQEDLKTEAPVSPGAAPWRPGLSNDEAGGQPEPDSREEVPSIKSQVREEWGKAAPLILASPVGLTAEEGLDPPGHLASLWTLHSGCVDSSSSDCRQLEGEKPRINGDSEALSPHSESTDTASDFEGHFSEDSSEPEPSETLGPKRSSAVEQGEKHNWNRCASLSKVNGDLNLVTRTDGMVAPQSWVSRVCAVPPKIPDSLLLASPEYQPRPVSLGRPVSSVEAANPLVMQLLQGHLPLKKVLPPAHGGSKPEPPRLPLTAEQSPGGSLGLGSLQDPGENRCEVGKSSPESLLPESCEASTGFGRLEASQAPGAPLKMSKNALSLDSLYPVTNPVASSGKAEVDFKEQLPPFSFEDQKEDRDLTQCSVSGAAPGVSPGNLTTSRAPLFSSPSAVSSGPDQAGRALGDQNSAGGQGKKLFGSKNAAAAIQCPRLVEPTPLPAETPPAFPNRKSGPGKTSLSGGVQTAREDWAPKPPPASVGSIKSEKTLGGGPLKADAENRKAVGPGPRELVDHLQGMPFVLDLPFWKLPREPGKGLSQPLEPSSIPSQLNIKQAFYGKLSQLQLSSTSFNYSSGSPPFPKGLAGSVVQLSHKANFGASRSASLSLQMFTDSGAVESISLQCACSLKAMIMCQGCGAFCHDDCIGPSKLCVLCLVVR from the exons AAGGATGCCTTGCAGTGGTCTCGCAGTCCAGCCGTGGTGGAGGGAGAGGAGCCAGAGGACACAGCTGATGTGGAGAGCTGTGGGTCTAATGAAACCAGCACTGTGAGTGGTGAAAACGATG TTTCTCTCGATGAAACATCTTCTAATGCTTCCTGTTCTACGGAATCTCAGAGTCGGTCTCTTTCCAACCCCAAGGACAGCTACAGAGCTTCCTCACAG gcaaacaaacagaagaaaaagacaggGGTAATGCTGCCTCGAGTTGTCCTGACTCCTCTGAAGGTAAACGGGGCCCACGTGGAATCAGCATCAG GGTTCTCGGGCCGCCACGCCGATGGCGAGAGCGGCAGCCCATCCAGCAGCAGCGGCGGCTCTCCGGCCCTGGGCAGCGCCGCTATCCGTGGCCAGGCCGAGCTCGCCCGGGACCCTGCCCCGCTCCTGAGAGGCTTCCGGAAGCCGGCCACAG GTCAAATGAAGCGCAACAGAGGGGAAGAGATAGATTTTGAGACGCCTGGGTCCATTCTTGTCAACACCAACCTCCGGGCCCTGATCAACTCGCGGACCTTCCATGCCCTGCCGTCCCACTTCCAGCAgcagctcctcttcctcctgccagAAGTAGACAGACAG GTGGGGACTGATGGCCTGTTACGTCTCAGCAGTAGTGCGCTGAACAATGAATTTTTCACCCACGCAGCGCAGAGCTGGAGGGAACGCCTGGCTGACG GTGAATTCACTCATGAGATGCAGGTCAGGATACGacaagaaatggagaaggaaaagaaagtggaacaatggaaagaaaagtTTTTCGAAGACTACTATGGACAGAA GTTGGGTTTAACCAAAGAAGAGTCATTGCAGCAGAATGTGGGCCAGGAGGAGGTTGAAATCAAGAGTGACCTGCATGTCTCAGAATCAACACGACCGCAGCGTGGCCCGGCCACCCGGCAGCGAGATGGGCATTTCAAGAAACGCTCTCGGCCAGATCTTCGAACCAGAGCCCGAAGGAATCTGTACAAAAGACAGGAGCCAGAACAAGCAGAGATCGCTAAAGACACACAGTCTGTGGCACCAGACATCCCCCTCCACAAGGACGGAGAGGCTAAGACTGACGCAGCAGGGGTGGGCAGCCCCCACCCACCTGGCACGTCCTCCACAGCATCCAACCCAGAGAGTCCCGAATTCCCGGCGGAAACTGTGGCCTCCCGGCTCCAGCCCAGTCCCAACGACCCAGCACGTGTTTCCGCGTCTCCAGACAGAATTCCCAGCTTGCCACAGGAGACCGTGGATCAGGAGCCCAAGGATCAGAAGAGGAAATCCTTTGAGCAGGCAACCTCTGCCTCCTTTCCCGAAAAGAAGCCCCGGCTTGAAGATCGTCAGTCCTTTCGTAACACAATTGAAAGTGTTCACCCCGAAAAGCCACAGCCCACCAAAGAGGAGCCCAAAGTCCCGCCCATCCGG ATTCAACTTTCACGTATCAAACCACCCTGGGTGGTTAAAGGTCAGCCCACTTACCAGATATGTCCCCGCATCGTCCCCATCACGGAGTCCTCCTGCCGGGGCTGGACTGGTGCCAGGACCCTTGCAGACATtaaagcccgtgctctgcagGTCCGAGGGGCGAGAGGCCACCACTGCCATCGAGAGGCGGCCACCACTGCCATCGGAGGTGGGGGTGGCCCGGGTGGAGGTGGCGGCGGGGCCACCGACGAGGGAGGCGGCAGAGGCGGCggcagtggtgatggtggtgcgGCCCGTGGCCACCCTGAGCCCCGGGGAGCCCCGGGTGCCCCTGGAGAGTGTGCGTCAGATCTACAGCGAACACAACTACTGCCGCCTTGTCCTCTAAATGGGGATCATGCCCAGGCTGAAACTGCCACGTCCAGAGCCAGGAGAGAGGACCTAGCTTCTCTCAGAAAGGAGACAAGCTGTCCACTGCAGAGGGTCCCAGATGGCCCCAACAGCGGGCTGGAAGATGCCTCCCGACTCCCTATTGCACCCACTCGGGACGCGCCATGCCAGGCTCTGCCCCCACTGCCCTCTAGAATCCCGGAACCTGAGAGGTTAGTTGAGCAGCTTGTGTTGCATCCAGAAGGTAGAACTGAATGTGAGTCTGCTACCACTGCCTGGGAAAGGGGTGATGGGGAGCCAGCACCTACGGTCCCCTCAGAGAACAGTCCTGTTCAGGCTCTGGCGGGGCCTGTTGGAGTAGAAGAAGGAACTGGCCAGGCTCCAGACAGTGGCAGTAATCCCACCATGAAGGATCCTGTGAACATGACCCCCAGTTCCATCCCTGAATCATCCTTGGCCAGTTGCCTGCAGGACAGACCATTTGATGATGAATCAGAACTTGGTGACTCGGGCCCACCCACAAGGGAAAGTGCTTCTAGACAGGAAGACTTGAAAACGGAGGCTCCTGTCTCCCCTGGTGCTGCTCCTTGGAGGCCTGGCCTGTCAAATGACGAGGCAGGGGGACAGCCTGAACCCGACTCCAGAGAAGAGGTCCCATCCATTAAGTCCCAGGTCAGAGAGGAGTGGGGGAAAGCGGCCCCCCTCATCCTGGCATCACCTGTGGGCCTGACGGCAGAGGAGGGTCTGGATCCCCCCGGCCACTTGGCTTCACTCTGGACACTGCACTCCGGCTGTGttgacagcagcagcagcgactGCAGACAGCTGGAAGGTGAAAAGCCCAGAATCAATGGAGACTCGGAAGCTCTGAGTCCTCACAGCGAGTCAACAGACACTGcctctgactttgaaggccactTCTCCGAGGACAGCAGTGAGCCTGAGCCTAGTGAAACCTTGGGGCCGAAAAGGTCCTCAGCAGTAGAGCAGGGTGAGAAACACAATTGGAACCGCTGTGCCTCGCTCTCCAAGGTGAATGGTGACCTGAATCTGGTCACGAGGACAGATGGGATGGTTGCTCCTCAGAGCTGGGTGTCTCGAGTATGTGCAGTTCCCCCAAAGATCCCGGACTCCCTGCTGCTGGCCAGTCCTGAGTACCAGCCGAGGCCCGTGTCCCTGGGCAGGCCTGTGTCCTCAGTGGAGGCTGCTAACCCCCTGGTGATGCAGTTGCTGCAGGGCCACTTGCCCCTCAAGAAGGTTCTCCCTCCAGCCCACGGCGGCAGCAAACCCGAACCCCCACGACTCCCGCTTACAGCAGAGCAGAGCCCTGGTGGCTCCCTGGGGCTGGGGTCATTGCAGGATCCTGGGGAGAACAGGTGCGAAGTTGGCAAGAGCAGTCCAGAGTCTCTGCTACCTGAGAGCTGTGAAGCAAGTACCGGCTTTGGCCGGCTGgaggccagccaggctcctgggGCACCCCTCAAGATGTCCAAGAACGCCCTGAGTTTAGACTCTCTGTATCCAGTGACCAATCCAGTGGCTTCCTCTGGGAAAGCAGAAGTGGATTTCAAAGAGCAGTTACCTCCCTTCAGTTTCGAAGATCAGAAGGAAGACCGTGACCTGACCCAGTGCAGTGTTTCAGGTGCTGCCCCAGGTGTGAGTCCGGGAAATCTCACTACCTCGAGAGCCCCTCTTTTCTCATCTCCAAGTGCGGTCTCCTCGGGTCCTGATCAAGCAGGTCGGGCCCTGGGGGATCAGAACAGTGCGGGAGGCCAAGGGAAGAAGCTCTTTGGCTCCAAGAACGCGGCTGCAGCCATTCAGTGCCCCCGGCTGGTGGAGCCAACACCACTGCCTGCGGAGACCCCTCCTGCTTTTCCCAATAGGAAGTCAGGGCCAGGCAAAACCTCTCTGTCTGGTGGGGtgcagactgccagggaagactGGGCCCCAAAGCCACCGCCTGCTTCTGTTGGCAGCATCAAGAGCGAGAAGACTCTTGGTGGAGGACCTCTCAAGGCGGATGCAGAGAACAGAAAGGCAGTGGGGCCTGGTCCCCGGGAGCTGGTGGATCACTTGCAAGGGATGCCCTTTGTCCTTGATTTGCCCTTCTGGAAATTGCCCCGGGAGCCCGGGAAAGGGCTCAGTCAGCCTCTGGAGCCTTCTTCCATCCCCTCCCAACTCAACATCAAGCAGGCGTTTTATGGGAAGCTTTCCCAACTCCAGCTAAGTTCCACCAGCTTTAATTATTCCTCCGGCTCACCCCCCTTTCCCAAAGGCCTGGCCGGAAGTGTGgtgcagctgagccacaaagcgAACTTCGGGGCAAGCCGTAGCGCATCGCTGTCCTTACAGATGTTCACCGACAGCGGCGCGGTGGAGAGCATCTCGCTGCAGTGCGCCTGCAGCCTGAAGGCCATGATCATGTGCCAGGGCTGCGGCGCCTTCTGTCACGATGACTGTATTGGACCCTCAAAGCTCTGTGTATTGTGCCTTGTGGTGAGATAA